The Vigna angularis cultivar LongXiaoDou No.4 chromosome 6, ASM1680809v1, whole genome shotgun sequence genome contains the following window.
caatttgaatagtgttttatgttgttgttttgaggTTGTTTTGTGCTTTCAATTGCGTTTTCCATTGTGCTTCGTTTACATTTCGTTTGCTGCTGTTCCAGGATGAATTCACTTCTGTTTTTctactttaatttttctttaatggtAGCTTAGGTGTGTTTGGTTTGTCGTTAGTGAAATTGCATCGTTCCCATGAGAATTCTGAGTTAGAAGTATGTTTTTGCTACTCTGACTTGGCTCACTATTGAATTTGTTTTGCACTTGCGATTGGTTATATGCTTAGTTGCATAATTGGTGTTTAATCTTTGCTTAGTCGATTGGACTGTATGATGCAGAATTGATTGAATGTGTGCATGGCGTTTGCTTAATTCGCTTTTAAGAAAACATGGTGGGTCTTTGCTTAATTGATCAGCTTATGTTGGATTAGGGGTTAGAGGACTGAGTAATTGTTATAAATCTGTGATTGGAATAATGTAATTGAGCTAGTGATCAACAACTTTTAAATCTGTGTTCGAATTCGTGCTTTAATTTGGTTTGTTTCCATTCATAAAATTCTTCACAAAACCCCCCACCAAGTGTTTGATCTAATGACTGAACGAATAATTGGTCcatgagagacgacctaggagtcatttCCTAGTCTATATTGCACTTTatttgcatattaatttgattggggtacgacctcgatcattctctctcttccttgctCACGTGACCCAACACCACGTCCTTGGTTTCTCTAGGTCTGGTCTGGTTTCCAGTGGCTATGTTTATCAGCAATATTCATTAGAATTTTGGGTTCTAGCATTTTGGTTGGTGGTCCCTATGTCTTGTCTTTCCTGTCTCTCTTGTTGCATGATGAGGGAGAAGACACAGTTGATGTTGGGAAGGGGCTCCATTAGGAGGATTTGAGTTCTCACAGTGTTATAAGTATCATTCAGCCCCTTTAGAGAGTAGATAACATGCTCTATCTCTCTATATTTGAGAGAGATCTTTGACAGATCACAATTACAATGGATGTCACAGGTACAACACGGTATGGGTCTAAGGGATTCTAACTCTTCCCAAAGAATCTTCAAATCTATAAAAAATTGGCTTACATTTCTTTCTCCTTGTTTGATTGAGTGAATGTCTTGAAGTAAGTTAGAAATCTTGAAATAATCATCCTTTGAGAATCTTTCCTTCAATTCATCCCATAACACTTTGGCATCTTCGACATATATCACGCTTTCTGCAATCTGTGAAGAAAGTGTCTTTATGATTCAAGAAAGCACCATCATCTTACATTTTTCCTAAGCATCAAATAGAACATCACTTCTTTGAGGTTTCTTGATTGATCCAtcaatgaatttgattttgtttttggaaaATAGAGCTCTTCTCATGTTCCTCTTCCAAGAAGAGTAATTTGTCTCATTTAAGACTTGAGAGATAAGAGTGAGGATTGGATTCTCCCCGGGATGTAGATAAAAGGGACTGGCATGATTGGTTGATTAATCCATGTGATCCATCACACTAAGAAAGAACCAAGAATGAAACAAGAATTTCGATTGAAGGAACTTTGGCACAACGGAAGCAGAGCAGGCATtaaacctgctctgataccattttaGAAATGGTATGAAGAGAAAAGAGGAAGGCTTGAGAAGCCCTATGTCACGAAAGAGAGAAGTTCGGTCATGGAGAAGTCAAGCACTGAGAACAAGTTGCGACAACCAggtaagaagaaaaagaactcTGAAATCTTTTAATGTATTGTGTATTGTTTCTGTGTGTTACTTTCAGGAACAAAATAGAAACCTTATATATAAGGTTCTCATGAAAAAGGGGGAAAAGGAGAAAAACTGAAAACTAAAAACCTTAACTAACCCTAaccaacaaaataaattgattattacatTTAAACAGTAATCTAACTGATTTTAACGGTTTCAATATCTACTTAGTACAAATGAGTTGTATACTTTTTGAAAAATGAACCATTATtcaaattgatatatatatatatatatatatatatatatatatatatatatatatatatatatatatatatatatatatatgggtttgctaacttATGTAACCTCTTAAAGTCTACTAAATTTTAGTTGACGAAAAAAATTCCTATTCGTAAAGAGAGgcatcactagtacaaaaacagcgtacacCGTCAAATATTTTTGGCCTTTCACGTTGAATTCGAGAAcaacgtcatatcaggagacgttaaattaacttcgaatttaaaaatattcgacgttaatttaacgtcgaatttcttcaatatacgacgttaatcaatttttttttaattttttttaattaattgtaatccttttttacaactctacgagacgtGAAAAGTATAATTATGAACGGTGATATAAgatcaacaacaacaaataacaaacaacaaacaagttcaatcaaacaacaaacaagttcaatcaaacaacaaataagttcaatcaaacaagaacaacaacaaacaagttcaactaaacaacaataacaacaaacaagttcaacaaaaaaaaacaacaaacaagttcaacaagaaaaaaaaaaacaagttcaacaaataagttcttcaaaacgaaaactaaccttcaaaaggtgcgttcatcggaataaagtgttgccactagtgagagagaaagcagaatgcacctatgaaggacaagaacacgaaaataattggtgaaaacaaacgaaaatcatacctaaagtagttaattaacatgcatttgtatcaaatgaaagaaagtttACAtatgatggtcgtcaaacttcattcgataaaagtttgagcagagaagagggtctcgcacGCTATGATAAAgtaaatgaattttcaatctcccactcaaatttttattgaattcactaaccttttgacgtctaacgctgagacattcgacgttttatatccttttacgccgaattataattctaaacgatgtttaataattacatttatttacaaaattgtcaccgattatttttaaagttggcTATTGAGTGGTTAGACGTTGAACCACGCTATTTTTCAGTTGCATACTCCAcgggatattttaataatttttatttttaatttaaaataaaaaaataaaaaaaatcagaaattattcaaatacctttaaccttaaaacttagaatccatatccaaaatatatgaagatatttttttcaactaaaatttgGTACACTTTAAAATGTTACATAAGTTAgcaaacttttatatatatatatatatatatatatatatatatatatatatatatatatatatatatatatatatatatatatatatatattcatatgaatttatttaaatacttttttaataaatattagatagaaataaggaaaaaagttataaattaaaattaacttaagcactagttaaaaaataaaaaaattatgaaattacaCAATGGAACTTATATCCATTAGcttataactaaatttaatttatgaaaagtatttattttttataaaaatgtttatgcaGAATCTTATCCAATTGTAGTTAATTCCTAGCACTTTATATACAAACATGTACGGTTAATTATAACTTATATGTTGTGGttttatctaaatatatatttgctCTACATGTagcaattatttattttgaacaaTATATCGATTCACTTGTTTTGGGTGTACACGAAAATAAGACAACGCAATTAGAAAAAACTTGATGAGTGAAACTATgacataaaagaaaagaaatatattcaATCATGATATTGACGGAATTATCagtcatatttatatattaaagttactaacaaaaaaaaaaactaataagtAGAAATAGTTTGCATGGTGACAAAATTAGTAATAAGATATTTTCCCTTTCATTTTGTTCACAGAATACAAGAGTGAGATATTTCTGTTCTTTACACCATTACTCTTATCCACTGACATTGTCCAAACTGAACATTTCTTCAATTTATCGCTGTTGAAGTTCAAATTATTGCACTCAACACAGCTAATAGTTGTTAATTACTTACATCAAACCAACACAGCCATTGAAAGATAGTCAAAGCATGGCATGTTCTTCTTCATTCACATTTGCCAGTCCAACATCACTTCCCAGGCCCAGAAACTCACTTTGTTCTTCTCTAATCCCCAGAGCCATGGCAAAAGAGCTTTACTTCAACCATGGTGGTTCAGCAACGAAGAAGTTGCTGGTAAGGACTAATAGTTTGTTTTGGTTCTTCACAAGCTGTGAGTGAATTGGTGTGTGATGGTGCAGGCAGGGGTGGACATGGTGGCTGAGTTGCTTGGTGTTACATTGGGTCCAAAGGGGAGGAATGTTGTGCTGCCCAATAAGTATGGACCTCCCAAAATAGTAAATGATGGAGAAACTGTTCTCAAAGAGgtgcttttttctttttggtcaTTCATCATTAACCATTTGCTTCTTCTCTTTAATGTTCTTCTTTTTGTACCATGGTCGGTTTAAGGTTGTGAATGTTGAGAATCAAATACGAGTCTAAATCTTTGAAATGAAAACATTGAGTATATGGAACAAgaactataaatatattattttaaggttttagaCTGGAGGTGGACTTTTGATGTTGTCTCTTCTTAATTAACTGTGTTAATTTCTTCTATGATTGAACTTATGTTTTATCGGTgtgttttttcttaataaatcgtgttaaatttttatatagttGGATTTATGTcttattgtattaattttttatatgattagaTTCATGTTTTATTGACGTTctcttttttcaataattttttttttaagattcatTAGTGAAAAAGTTACATATTTATGCATTGTTAGATTACTATTTTGAAATACAGTTATTTATTCTCTAAAGTATATAATAAGAGGTGGCTATAAGAAGATCATAGTATTGGTAAGCCATCCACTAGGCACTTGAACAAGAGCATTTGAAGAAAACACAAGAACAGAATGAGAAAATAGTTTCCAGTGAGTTTTTTCTGTACTTTGGTTGTTGGATGAGAAATTGACTGTTGAGCAATGAAAAATTGTTTCAGAAAGTAGTGTTTGAAACAAAAAAGTAAGAAGAAAATCAAGCATGTCCTTTTTTTTCCCACAATTTGGTGGGTGTTTTCCATGTTGTCTTATTGCTTATGTGCTTAATAAACTTGTATATCATCAGGTCTTCTAGTAATATGGTTTTGTGAACTTCTCTTTCCTGTGTTACATAAGATTGAATTGGAAGATCCGTTGGAAAATGTTGGTGTGAAATTGGTGAGACAAGCTGGTGCAAAAACCAATGACCTAGCTGGTGATGGCTCAACTACATCTGTTGTTCTTGCTCATGGCTTAATCAGAGAGGGGACAAAGGTAAACAAAACCACCTGAACATGAGTGTCCTATTACATCAATCACAACAAAATTATTACATGTTAGCACATATGAAAAGTTGACATGTATTGCTATATAAAAAAGGTCCCATCCTATGTCAAATTTGCAAATAAAAGTTGAAGAAacattagtttttagttcatgCTTTAATCACCATGTTAATAACTTTAAAGGGGTGTTCTTAACTTTGAGTTCTAAAgctccttttttctttctctaggTTATTGCTGCTGGAATGAATCCTGTTCAAATTGCTCGTGGGATTGAGAAGACAGCAACTGCACTTGTTTCTGAACTCAGTTTCATGTCAAGAGAGGTAGGATCACTTCATTTATTAAAtgatgtttcaattttttacttGATGTAAAACTTAAACTCATACTTGgattctttaattataaattttgctTGGTGTCAGTTGTTGCTTATAGTTTGCAAAGTCTAACAACATTGATTGAACTTGCAGGTTGAGGATGATGAACTTGCAGATGTTGCAGCAGTAAGTGCAGGGAATGATTATGCAGTTGGAAACATGATTTCTGAGGCACTGCATAAGGTAGGCAAAAGAGGAGTAGTAACAATTGAAACCGGAAAAAGTACTGAGAACAGTTTAGAGATTGTGGAGGGAATGCAATTTGATCGTGGATATTTGTCCCCATACTTTGTCAACAATAGAAGAAAGATGACAGTGGAACTCCACAACTGCAAGGTATCATTTAGAGTCTGAAAGAACTTGTACAGTGTATAAAAGTGCTTATGATGATGATATTTCTGCAAGTATTTTTAAGCTTGACTAAGCAAGCTTCATGGTTGAGCTTATGATATCTTCTCTAAAGTGATAAACTTAATAGATAAATACTTAATTGGTTGGTTTGGCAAAAGCATCTTTCACATAAAAGCTATAAGCaagttcaattaaaaataagatgtaATTAAATGATGATAATGAGTaacaaaatatgtaattaagttaaataaCTACATGATGCATAGTTATTTGGTTGCAGTTGCTTTTGGTGGACAAGAAAATCACAAACCCAAAGGAGTTGATCAACATACTGAACAATTCTGCAAAAGAAAAGTACCCAATTGTGATAGTTGCAGAGGACATTGAGCAAGAAGCTCTAGCTCCTgtcattaaaaataaacttcGAGGGGCACTTAAGGTAGCTGCCATTAAGGCTCCTGCCTTTGGTGAACGCAAGACTCACTGCTTGGAAGACATTGCAATCTTGACTGGAGGTACAACATCCAACACTTCCACTTATAATCTtcattatgttttgtttgttcATATGTTTagacaaacaagaaacaaaaactTTCTCAGCTATAGCTTTCTGTTATGCTCTTTTTATCTGTTCATCTTTTCTGTTTGCAATTATGTTATTCTGCATTGTATATGTACATATACCCCTTCTCATAGTAAGAGTTCAGAGCCTTTATTGATCATTCGTactgtttcttttcttttccaattttgtTATTGTATCAAATTCATTTAGAAGTTTATCTTAGTGAAATTTATTATGTCATAGTCACCATTCACAAATATCTAGTCATGTATTCGAAATATATACGTTGAGGAGGTGTGTTAGAAATTTAATATCGATTAAAGGTAAAACAAATGTATGTTataaatgattatataaattAGTGTAAACCTTGTATTAAAAGCCGGTTTTGTAGGATTAGGTTACATTTGAAGTTTATTTGTTAATATGGTAGTCAATTTTCAGCTTGCAGATGTGTTCACAAAATCTCTATCTCCGGCTTTGTTTCAAGAACTCTGTTCCAAGCTGGGCTTGATGTTTTCACTTCTGTTGTTCTGTCCGATTGCCATCTTCGTTAAACTTCTATTAGAAACCAATTATGTACTTGAATGGAAGAAAGCATCAGTTGTTAAAATGCTAATTGGAAGTTCCATTTTTACATGCATAGTCTTCACTTTGTAGTTTATTCTGCAATAAAACATTAGTTCTTTACAAC
Protein-coding sequences here:
- the LOC108341854 gene encoding ruBisCO large subunit-binding protein subunit beta, chloroplastic, whose amino-acid sequence is MACSSSFTFASPTSLPRPRNSLCSSLIPRAMAKELYFNHGGSATKKLLAGVDMVAELLGVTLGPKGRNVVLPNKYGPPKIVNDGETVLKEIELEDPLENVGVKLVRQAGAKTNDLAGDGSTTSVVLAHGLIREGTKVIAAGMNPVQIARGIEKTATALVSELSFMSREVEDDELADVAAVSAGNDYAVGNMISEALHKVGKRGVVTIETGKSTENSLEIVEGMQFDRGYLSPYFVNNRRKMTVELHNCKLLLVDKKITNPKELINILNNSAKEKYPIVIVAEDIEQEALAPVIKNKLRGALKVAAIKAPAFGERKTHCLEDIAILTGGTVIREDMGFTLEKATKDVLGSATKVVITKNSTLIVTDGSTRSLVEKRVHQLKKLVENTVDKFPKKILNERIARLSGSIAILQVGAQTQVELKDKQLRIEDALNATKAAIDEGVVVGGGCSLLRLSKKVDGIKVLLDNEEQKIGAEIFRRALSYPARLIAKNAGVNGNVVVNKVLLEDNMNFGYNAAKDCYEDLMKARIMDPTKVVRCCIEHSASVAKSFLTSNAVVIERKELQPITLPPRKAMATPNLAIPKDLAFSKGLPMSKDLAMSKGFVPKGF